ACGACGCATAACCGACTCAGCAGTCGCAAGAGCCACACGGTCATTTACCCCAAGACTTTCATCAAAATCTTTCAAAGTATAAGCGCCAACTTTTTCACCAGCTTCACGGAAAATGCCAATGACATCTGTAATATAGTATTCTCCTTGAGCATTATTGGTATTGATATTTTTCAAAGCCTCAAATAAACGCTCGTTATCAAAAACGTAAGTTCCAGTGTTGATTTCCTTGATTTGTTTTTCAAAATCTGTAGCATCCTTCTGCTCAACAATGCGAAGAACTTCAGCATTGTCATTACGCACAATTCGTCCATAGCCAAAAGGATTATCTGTTTCAGCAGTCAAGATAGTAGCCACATTTTTATGATTGATGTGGAAATCAATCAAGTTTTTCAAGCTTTCACCTGTGATTAAAGGAGTATCTCCAGCAATGACCAAAGTGTGACCTGACAAATCTTCTAAGATTGGCTCCGTCATCATAACTGCATGGCCAGTACCCAACTGTTCAGATTGAGTCACAAATTCTGTCTGTCCAGCCAAGACCTCTTCAACCAATTCTGCCTTGTGTCCTACAACTGTGACTGTCTTTTCAGGTTGGATAGCTCCCACACTACGGAAAACATGTTCCAACATAGAAATACCCGCAACCTTGTGCAAAACTTTTGGCAAATCAGATTTCATGCGAGTCCCTTTACCCGCTGCTAAAATAATGGCATAATTTGACATAATCTTCTCTTTTCTCTAGAAATTCCCTTTTATTATACCATATTTCAAATCATTCCACGCCCTTGAATGAAAAAATGCTCCCAAGTCCTTTCCTTAACCCATTTTTTGAGTATTTTTTTTGATTTTTAGGGTAAAATTATGAGATATGAGAAAACAAATTCATCCACTTATTTTATTTGGTTTTTTTGGGATTATGATGTTCATTTTAATCATCAATCGCCCACTTAATGACAACCAATCTTTTAAAACAAAATCCAACATAGCGCAGATTGAAGCACAGGCTTTGAAACACTTAGACAAACCGATTATTGACCTCTCTGGCTGGCAGCGTCCTGAGGAAATCAACTACGATGCCCTCTCACAAAATATTTCAGGCGCTATTGTTCGTGTTCACAGTGGTGCTCAAACGACAAAAGAAAATGATGCTTCCTTTATCAATGGAATAGACAAGGCCTATAAGAGTCATATCACTGAACTTCAAAAGCGGAATGTCCCCGTTGGGGTCTACGCTTATGTAGCTGGAAAAAGTGTCCAAGAAATGGAAAAAGTCGCTGAAGTTTTCTACAATGCTGCCTCTCCTTACAGCCCTAGTTACTATTGGCTAGACGTAGAAGACAAAACCATGTCCAATATGAACGAGGGTGTTGAAGCCTTTCGAGCAAAACTAGCATCACTAGGTGCTAAAAACATCGGCATCTACGTTGGGGTCTACTTCATGGAAGAACATAGTATTGATACAGGCAAGTTTACCTCTGTTTGGATTCCGTCCTACGGCTCTAACTCAGGATTTTTGGAGAGCAGTCCTAAAACTGACTTAGATTATGATATTCACCAATACACATCTAAAGGAAAAATTGCCGGCTTTGACCACGATTTGGATATCAACGTCATCTCTCCCTTAAAAAACAAAGAAGAAACCTTTAGAAAACTCTTTTTAAAACCTTAAAAGCATTTGTTTATCATTTGCTTTTTCTTTTTGTGTTTGATTGTGATACAATATAGTAAGGATTTTTTGAAATAGAAATAGTTGGAGGAACTATATGCTCTCATGGTTAGCACGTATTATTAAAGGGATTGTGATTGCTCTTGGATTTATTCTACCGGGAATTTCCGGAGGGGTTCTAGCAGCAATCTTAGGCATTTACGAACGAATGATTGGCTTTCTGGCTCATCCTTTTAAAGACTTTAAAGAAAATGTTTTATACTTTATTCCAGTTGCCATCGGTATGCTTCTGGGAATTGGCCTATTTTCTTATCCGATTGAATACCTGCTTGAAAATTATCAGGTCTTTGTCTTATGGAGCTTTGCGGGGGCTATCATTGGTACTGTTCCTAGCCTACTCAAGGAATCAACTCGAGAATCTGACCGAGACAAGATTGATTTAGCTTGGTTCTGGATAACCTTTATCATTTCTGGTTTAGGACTCTATGCCTTAAATTTTGTCGTTGGAACCTTAAGTGCTAGCTTTCTTAATTTCGTCCTAGCAGGTGCACTGCTGGCTCTTGGCGTATTGGTTCCTGGCCTCAGTCCATCAAATCTACTTTTGATTTTGGGCCTCTATGCTCCTATGTTGACTGGTTTTAAAACCTTTGACCTCTTGGGAACCTTCTTTCCGATTGGAATTGGGGCAGGTGCAACTCTCATCGTTTTTTCAAAATTGATGGATTATGCCTTAAATAACCACCACTCACGAGTCTATCATTTCATCATCGGTATCGTCCTATCAAGCACCCTTTTGATCTTGATTCCAAATGTAGGAAACGCTGAGAGTATCCAATACACAGGACTTTCACTTGTCGGGTATGTCATCATCGCCTTCTTCTTTGCGTTGGGAATTTGGCTTGGTATTTGGATGAGCCAATTGGAGGATAAGTATAAATAATGGCAAAAAAAGTTAAAATCAAAAAAACATTGGTAGAACAAATCCTGTCTAAAGCAGGTATCCCACATCAGGGGATTCAAATCAATGCCCTAGAAGGAGAGCTTCCTCAAGGTTATGAACGAGATCAGATTTTCAAAACCTTGGCTCTTTTGGGAGATAAAACAGGACCGATTATCGGAATTGTGCCCATCACTCAACACTTGTCTGAAAAGAAATTAGCCAAAATTTCTGGCAATAAAAAAGTGAGCATGATTCCACAAAAGGACTTGGAAAAAACAACTGGTTACATTCATGGAGCCAATAATCCTGTCGGAATTCGTCAGAAACACAATTACCCCATTTTTATCGATAAGATCGCTCTAGACTTGGATCAAATGATTGTCTCTGCTGGAGAAGTTGGTCACAGCATTATCGTCGCACCACAAGACTTGGCTAGCTTTGTAAAAGCTGACTTTGCAGATATCTTGGAGGACAGTAAGTAATGAAACTCTACTTTGTCCGCCACGGTCGTACAGTCTGGAACCAAGAAGGACGCTTTCAAGGTGCTAGCGGAGATTCTCCCCTTCTTCCTGAATCTATTGACACCCTAAAACAACTAGGGCAGTATCTCAAGGATGTTCCTTTCGATCAGATTTATTCAAGTGATTTACCTCGAGCGGTCAAATCTGCTGAGATTATCCAAAGTCAACTCAAGACACCCTGTCCTTTAGAAAGTGTTTCTAATCTCCGTGAATGGCAGCTGGGGAAGTTAGAAGGTTTGAAAATTGCAACCTTGGAATCTATTTACCCGCAACAAATCAAAGCTTTCCGATCTAACCTTGCTCAATTTGACACTCAAATGTTTGGAGCAGAGTCCCTCTATAGCACCACGCAACGGACCATCCAATTTATCAAATCATTAAAAGATAGTCCAGCTGAGCGTATTCTAATTGTCGGACACGGCGCCAATCTTACTGCCAGTCTTCGTACTCTTCTAGGTTATAAAGAACCACTTCTTCGTAAAGATGGAGGTCTAGCAAATGCCAGCCTGACCATTCTAGAAACCCATGATTTTGAAACATTTACTCTCAATACTTGGAATGATACTTCCTATCAATAACAGAACTTGATTGTAGCGTCAAGTTCTTTTTAGTTTTGAAAGATTATTCGTGAATTTCTTGGTTATTTATGATAAAATGGGAGTATCGCAAAAAATGACTCATCGTATTCAATTTTGAGTAAAACTAGGAGGATCCCATGTCAACAGAACATATGGAAGAACTAAATGACCAGCAGATCGTTCGCCGTGAAAAAATGGCTGCGCTCCGTGAACAAGGAATCGATCCTTTCGGAAAACGTTTTGAACGTACTGCAAATTCACAAGAATTAAAAGATAAATATGCCGACCTCGATAAAGAACAATTACACGATAAAAACGAAACAGCTACTATCGCAGGACGCTTGGTAACCAAACGTGGTAAAGGTAAAGTAGGATTTGCCCACCTTCAAGACCGCGAAGGTCAAATCCAGATCTACGTTCGTAAGGATGCTGTCGGTGAAGAAAACTACGAAATCTTCAAAAAAGCAGACCTTGGTGACTTCCTTGGTGTCGAAGGTGAAGTCATGCGTACAGATATGGGAGAACTCTCTATCAAAGCAACTCACATCACACACTTATCCAAGGCTCTCCGTCCTCTACCAGAGAAATTCCACGGTTTGACAGACGTTGAAACAATTTACCGTAAACGTTACCTTGACTTGATTTCTAACCGGGAAAGCTTTGAGCGCTTTGTCACTCGTTCAAAAATCATTTCTGAAATCCGTCGTTACCTTGACCAAAAAGGTTTCCTTGAAGTGGAAACACCTGTTCTTCATAATGAAGCTGGTGGTGCTGCTGCCCGTCCATTTATCACCCACCACAATGCCCAAAACATTGACATGGTGCTTCGTATCGCGACTGAGCTTCACTTGAAACGCCTTATCGTTGGTGGTATGGAACGTGTCTATGAAATTGGTCGTATTTTCCGTAACGAAGGAATGGATGCTACTCATAACCCTGAGTTCACTTCTATCGAAGTTTACCAAGCTTATGCTGACTTCCAAGATATCATGGACTTGACGGAGGGCATTATCCAACACGCTGCTAAAGCTGTTAAAGGCGATGGCCCAGTTAACTATCAAGGTACTGAAATCAAAATCAATGAACCATTTAAACGTGTTCACATGGTGGATGCTATCAAAGAAATTACTGGTGTCGATTTCTGGCAAGACATGACTTTGGAAGAAGCTAAAGCTATCGCTGCTGAGAAGAAAGTTCCAGTTGAGAAACACTACACTGAGGTTGGTCACATCATCAATGCCTTCTTTGAAGAGTTTGTTGAAGAAACTTTAATCCAACCAACCTTTGTCTATGGACATCCAGTAGCTGTATCTCCACTCGCTAAGAAGAATCCTGAAGACCAACGCTTTACTGACCGTTTTGAACTCTTCATCATGACTAAGGAGTACGGTAATGCCTTTACTGAGTTGAACGATCCAATCGACCAGCTTAGTCGCTTTGAAGCCCAAGCTAAAGCCAAAGAACTTGGTGACGATGAAGCGACAGGTATCGACTACGACTACATCGAAGCCCTTGAATACGGTATGCCTCCAACAGGTGGTTTGGGAATCGGTATCGACCGTCTCTGCATGCTCCTCACCGACACAACTACTATACGTGATGTATTGCTCTTCCCAACAATGAAATAAGCTCTTATCCTCTGACTCTTGTCAGGGGATTTTTTCATAACCAAAAGAAATAGACTGAAGTTTTCACCTCAGTCTATTTTTCTATCGGATTTTAGAAAGACAGTTTCTTTTTAGTCTTCTTTTTTCTTACGGGCTACAAGTCCGAATGCACCCAACATTCCAAGAAATCCAAGACTAGCTAGACCAGCCTTATCTTCTGTACCAGTATTTGGTAATTCCTTCTTATCATTGGATACGGTTGTTTCAGCTACTTGTTTAGAATCTGTAGAACTTGTCTGAACTGGAGTAGCTACTGGTTTTTCTGGATTTGAAGGACGAACTGGCGAAACAGGTTGCTCAGAACGAGTTGGGATAGCTACTTTCTTATAGGTATGAATCACATTGCCATTTTTATCTGTCTTGGTGCCAGTATATTCATAACCTTCTACAGTCTTAGGTCCATGGCTACCATTCTCCTCTGGAGAAATTTCTTTACCATCACCATCTTGGTAACGTGTTACGATATGAGTAGTTGAACTACCATTGTTACCTTGATTATTACCTTGACCATCACCATGATTAGATTTAGGAGTAACTTTCACAGGAACTTCTACAGTCACTTTACGTCCGTCTGGTAACTCTAATTCTACTGTTACAGATGGTTTGTCACCAGGTGTATTTGTTTTTGGAATTTCGCCCACTTTCGTAATCTTCCATCCTTCAGGAAGGTCTACATGTTTTTTCACATCAACTTCAGTAATCGGTGTTCCAACTTCAACAACAATCGGTGTTGTTTTCGGAGTAACAATGACCGGAACTTTGACTGTAACACGTTTTCCTCCTGGTAATTCAATTACTACTGGAATACTTGGTCTTTCTCCTGGTACATCTGTAGATGGTTTATCCCCAATACTAATGATTTTTCCACCTTCTGGTATTTGAATATGTTTTTCAACATCCTCATTTGTAATTGGATCACCAAGTTTCTTAACAATATCTTTGATAGGCGTTACCTTGACAGGAACCTCTACTTCTATTTGTTTACCATTAGGAAGTTCAATTTTAACTTTGACTGTACCTTTATCTCCAGGAGTATTTACTTCTGGAATTTTGCCTACTTCAACAATTTTACCACCTTCTGGAACCTTCACATGTTTTTCAATATCTTCTTTTGTTAATGGAGTATCTGTGACAGGTGTTTCAATTCCTGTAGCTGGTGTTACATTTACAGGAACATCTACTGTTATTGTTTTTCCATTTGGTAATTCAACTGTTACCTTAACTGGATCTTTCTTACCTGGAGTTGTCAAATCTGGAATGTTTGTGACTCCCGTTACTTTTCCACCTTCTGGAATTTTAATTCCTTTGGTGTAGTCCTCTGGCATTAATGGAGTATTCGTAACTGGCGTTTCAATTTCCTTAACTGGAGTTACGTTAACTGGAACATCTACAGTTATTGTTTTTCCATTTGGTAATTCAACTGTTACCTTAACTGGATCTTTCTTACCTGGAGTTGTCAAGTCTGGAATGTTCTCAACATTTGTTACCTTGCCACCTTCTGGAATCGTGATTCCTTTTGTATAATCCTCTGGCGTTAACGGAGTATTCGTTACTGGCGTTTCAATTTCCTTAACTGGAGTTACATTAACTGGAACGTCAACAGTAATCACTTTTCCATTTGATAATTCAACCGTTACTTTAACTGGATCCTTCTTACCTGGAGTTGTCAAATCTGGAATGTTTTCAACATTTGTGACCTTGCCACCCTCTGGAATTTTAATTCCTTTGGTGTAATCCTCTGGCGTTAACGGAGTATTCGTTACTGGAGTTTCAATTTCCTTAACTGGCGTTACATTAACTGGAACGTCAACAGTAATCACTTTTCCATTTGGTAATTCAACTGTTACCTTAACTGGATCTTTCTTACCTGGAGTTGTCAAGTCTGGAATGTTCTCAACATTTGTTACCTTGCCACCTTCTGGAATCGTGATTCCTTTTGTATAATCCTCTGGCGTTAACGGAGTATTCGTAACTGGCGTTTCAATTTCCTTAACTGGAGTTACATTAACTGGAACGTCAACAGTAATCACTTTTCCATTTGGTAATTCTACAGTGACTTTAACTGGATCTTTCTCACCTGGAGTTGTCAAATCTGGAATATTTTCTACATTGGTTACTTTTCCACCTTCTGGTACTTTAACATATTTGGCAATATCCTCTTTTGTTAAAGGTGTATTTGTTACTGGTGTTTCGATTGGTTTCGGTTTAGCTTCCACCACTTTAATCGTTGCAGGAACTTCAACTAAAACTTTTCCATTCTTATCTTTTACAACTACCGTTACAGGTTTATCTCCAACAGTTGTTGCATCAAATGGTTCTTTTTGTCCTTCTGGAACTTTGTATTCAAATGTTGAATCTTCTGGATAATCACTTGGAGTAATGTTATCTCTTGCTTGTGGTTTTTCAGTTGGATTTACAGGAATTAATTGTTCTTTACCTTCCACTACTTTAACTTTAGCAGGAACTTCAACAAGTTTATCTTCCCCGTCTTTTGCTTCTACAATAACATCTTTTTCGCCTGGTGTTGTTGTATCTACTGGATTTTTATAGTTGAATTTTATTCCATCTGGATATTGTTCAGGATCAATACTCTTAGATGCATCTGGTTGTTTGTTATTTTTATCTACTG
The Streptococcus toyakuensis genome window above contains:
- a CDS encoding glycoside hydrolase family 25 protein is translated as MRKQIHPLILFGFFGIMMFILIINRPLNDNQSFKTKSNIAQIEAQALKHLDKPIIDLSGWQRPEEINYDALSQNISGAIVRVHSGAQTTKENDASFINGIDKAYKSHITELQKRNVPVGVYAYVAGKSVQEMEKVAEVFYNAASPYSPSYYWLDVEDKTMSNMNEGVEAFRAKLASLGAKNIGIYVGVYFMEEHSIDTGKFTSVWIPSYGSNSGFLESSPKTDLDYDIHQYTSKGKIAGFDHDLDINVISPLKNKEETFRKLFLKP
- the glmU gene encoding bifunctional UDP-N-acetylglucosamine diphosphorylase/glucosamine-1-phosphate N-acetyltransferase GlmU is translated as MSNYAIILAAGKGTRMKSDLPKVLHKVAGISMLEHVFRSVGAIQPEKTVTVVGHKAELVEEVLAGQTEFVTQSEQLGTGHAVMMTEPILEDLSGHTLVIAGDTPLITGESLKNLIDFHINHKNVATILTAETDNPFGYGRIVRNDNAEVLRIVEQKDATDFEKQIKEINTGTYVFDNERLFEALKNINTNNAQGEYYITDVIGIFREAGEKVGAYTLKDFDESLGVNDRVALATAESVMRRRINHQHMVNGVSFVNPEATYIDIDVEIAPEVQIEANVTLKGQTKIGAETVLTNGTYVVDSTIGAGAVITNSMIEESSVADGVTVGPYAHIRPGSSLASQVHIGNFVEVKGSSIGENTKAGHLTYIGNCEVGSKVNFGAGTITVNYDGKNKYKTVIGNNVFVGSNSTIIAPVELGDNSLVGAGSTITKDVPADAIAIGRGRQVNKDEYATRLPHHPKNQ
- a CDS encoding DUF368 domain-containing protein, which codes for MLSWLARIIKGIVIALGFILPGISGGVLAAILGIYERMIGFLAHPFKDFKENVLYFIPVAIGMLLGIGLFSYPIEYLLENYQVFVLWSFAGAIIGTVPSLLKESTRESDRDKIDLAWFWITFIISGLGLYALNFVVGTLSASFLNFVLAGALLALGVLVPGLSPSNLLLILGLYAPMLTGFKTFDLLGTFFPIGIGAGATLIVFSKLMDYALNNHHSRVYHFIIGIVLSSTLLILIPNVGNAESIQYTGLSLVGYVIIAFFFALGIWLGIWMSQLEDKYK
- the lysS gene encoding lysine--tRNA ligase — encoded protein: MSTEHMEELNDQQIVRREKMAALREQGIDPFGKRFERTANSQELKDKYADLDKEQLHDKNETATIAGRLVTKRGKGKVGFAHLQDREGQIQIYVRKDAVGEENYEIFKKADLGDFLGVEGEVMRTDMGELSIKATHITHLSKALRPLPEKFHGLTDVETIYRKRYLDLISNRESFERFVTRSKIISEIRRYLDQKGFLEVETPVLHNEAGGAAARPFITHHNAQNIDMVLRIATELHLKRLIVGGMERVYEIGRIFRNEGMDATHNPEFTSIEVYQAYADFQDIMDLTEGIIQHAAKAVKGDGPVNYQGTEIKINEPFKRVHMVDAIKEITGVDFWQDMTLEEAKAIAAEKKVPVEKHYTEVGHIINAFFEEFVEETLIQPTFVYGHPVAVSPLAKKNPEDQRFTDRFELFIMTKEYGNAFTELNDPIDQLSRFEAQAKAKELGDDEATGIDYDYIEALEYGMPPTGGLGIGIDRLCMLLTDTTTIRDVLLFPTMK
- a CDS encoding aminoacyl-tRNA deacylase, with protein sequence MAKKVKIKKTLVEQILSKAGIPHQGIQINALEGELPQGYERDQIFKTLALLGDKTGPIIGIVPITQHLSEKKLAKISGNKKVSMIPQKDLEKTTGYIHGANNPVGIRQKHNYPIFIDKIALDLDQMIVSAGEVGHSIIVAPQDLASFVKADFADILEDSK
- a CDS encoding histidine phosphatase family protein, which produces MKLYFVRHGRTVWNQEGRFQGASGDSPLLPESIDTLKQLGQYLKDVPFDQIYSSDLPRAVKSAEIIQSQLKTPCPLESVSNLREWQLGKLEGLKIATLESIYPQQIKAFRSNLAQFDTQMFGAESLYSTTQRTIQFIKSLKDSPAERILIVGHGANLTASLRTLLGYKEPLLRKDGGLANASLTILETHDFETFTLNTWNDTSYQ